From the genome of Mycobacterium kansasii ATCC 12478:
GTCTCGAGCCGCTGACCCGCCGCTACTACCAGGAATTCAACCGCTGCCCGGACTGCGGCCGGATCTATTGGGCCGGTTCACATCATGCGCGGCTGGTCCGCCAGGTCGAAAGGCTCCTCGACCGGCTGGCTACCGATGCGGCTCCGGGAGACTGAAGGTGGGCACGGTGGTTTGCTGGATACAGGATTGATCGACGTCGCGGTTCGGGTCGGCCAGAAACGCCGTCATGATCGACTGGGCGCAGGCCGAAGTGGGCAGCACGCCGAGCGTCGGATCTGCCGAGCCCCACGCGCCACACTCGCGGAAGATCCAGCTTCCGGTCGGCGCGATCCGCAGCACCGAATCGGGTAGCCCGGGCATCGCTGATCGCGCCTGGGAAAGGGCCCGCTTGCGGCCAGCGCCACCGATAGCATCGACCTTGCTGCGGCCGAGCCGTCAAAGATGCTGGCACGCAGCCGGTTTCGCACCCTGACGCGACGGTTAGCGGGCCGGGGTCAATTTGACCGCGGCGAGCTTCAGCCGGTCGACGGCCTCGGCGAATTCCTCGAGCGTCGGGATCCGCGGGTCACGGAATTTCAGCCCCATCATCCGTTGGGCCCGCTTGGGACCGTAGGACTGGGCACAGCGCAGGAAAAGATCGGTTACCACCTCGCGGTCCCGGATGAGCTCGCCCCGCATGGCGGTCGTCTTACCGTCGTAGACGACCTGCGCGGGCGCGCCGCCGCGGAAATTCTGCTTCCATCCGGCGCCGGTCAGCGCATAGAGCTCGTTGTCGATCACATGGGCGCTCAACGGAAGTGAAAACTGCCGTCCCGTCTTTCGCCCCGTGAAGTTCAGCACCATCAATTGTTTGCGTATCGGGCCCGCCAGCGGAGTGCCCAGGAGGAAGCCAAGAACCGGGTTGACGGCCCGAAGCAGGGCCGAAGGCGGATGCCCGACGTCCACCGCGTACGACTGTTCTGTCATGCCAATACCGTAGGGCAATGCGGGCCGGTATCGGGGAGTTTGCCGCACGCTCCGTGCCCGGTCCGCTGGTGAGGGACTTAGGGACCCAGTGCCGTCACGAGCAGTTCTGGTACGTATTCCAACAGGGTTGGGACGAGGCCGCCGAAGTGTGAGCCCGTGACGGTGAGTGTATTGAGCAGCGGCAGACCGGGCAGCGTCGCCGTCGCGGTGAGCGGTTCGAGCGGTCCGAGAAGCCCGTTTAGCGGGACGTTGGCCGTGACGGACAGTCCCGGCAGGAGTAGCTGCGTCGATAGGGTCTGGTGGCCATTGAGGAAGCCGTCGACAATGTGGGCCGGTGCACCGAAGAGTGCGGTGGCCGCTCCCACCGGGTCCCCCGTAGACACGGCGCCGACAAATGATGTGGCGCTTGTTCCGGCCGCCATGGCTGCGTTGACCGGTGCACCTAAAGCGTTGAGCCCCAGAAGTTCTGGCAGTCCGAGATTCAACTCGAGTGATAGGCCCGACAAAGTCAGGGACGGCGTCAGCGACATCGGGGCGGAGATTGCTTGATACAGCGTTGTGCCACCCTGAGCGAGGCGTACGGGTATGCCCAGGAGCGGCAGCGGATTTCCGGTCGCCAGCGACGTGGAGATCAGCTGCGGGTAGCCGGTGACCGCCCGAAGCAGGGAAGGTGCCGTTTTGTTAGTCCAGGTATTGCTGATTCTTTGCAGATTGCCGGTGGTATTCGCGATGAGGTTCTGGTACGGATCGGTGTTGACCGATGCTGCGGCGGTGAAGGAGCTCACATTGGCGGCCTCGGCGCTGCAGTAGGCGCTGGCGCCTGCGTTCAATAAATTGACGAACCGCTCATGAAACGCCTGAGCTTGGGAGCTGACTATTTGATATTCCCGGCCAAAGGCGCCGAACAGCGCCGCGATCCCGGCCGATACCTCGTCCTCGGCCGCAGCTGCCAATGCTGTGGTCGGGCCGGCAGCGGTCACGCTCACCTCGCCCAATGTGGAATGCATGGCCGCCAAATCTTGTGCTGCCGTTGTCAGCATCTCCGGCGTGAGCACAAAGGACATTTCTGCCTCCCATTGGTTCGCTACCGCGGTCGCTGGTCATCAAGACGACGGTCAGCTTAATGGCGAGCCCGCGATACGGGCGGAAAAACGTGAAGTCTTTCCTGGCCTTAATCAGCGTCCTTCGGGCTGGCTTTGTCGGGCCGCTGGTCGCGATGAGCTGATGGCGGTAGTCACGCGGCAATGCGTCGCCGTCGACGCCCGGCGGCAAGCCCGGGTTCACACTTCGACGATTTCCCCTTTTGTGGTCTGGACGAACGCGACAACTTCGTCGTATTCGGGTTGAGGGACTTCAAATCTCTTCAGGGTCGCGTCGGCGTGCTGGAGGAAAATGGCCCAATCGCTTTCACTGATACGCATGCCTCGATGGGTAAGGGCCATGTCGCGGCCCCGGTAATACATGGGGCCGCCGGTCGCCGCGCATAGAAAATCGACGAGCAGTTGGCGTTCCCGCTTCAGGCCGTCCTCGCCGCGGTGCTGCCAAAAACGGCCGAGCTGCGGATCTTTTTGCAAGCGGTCCACAAGATCGTGGCTCACCGCGGAAATGGCGTCGTAACCGCCCAACCGTTCGTAGAGTGTTCTGTCGGTCATCGTTGTCCATTCGGCTTGCGTTGATGCGGGACACATACACTTCTCGATCCAGCTTGTCGTTCAGTGTAGTGAATCCGAAGCAACGAATCCCGGCGATTTTGCCCGCTCTTTGGGTACGTCCCAGCTTAATGGCGTAAACCGCTGTGACTATTGCGCTCTGGGCGACCGAAATGATGTCGTGGGTTTGGTGGGCCCGGCTATTTCGCTGCCGGTCGGTGGGGGCAAGGCGTGCTGTCGGCTGCCGCCGATGGTGTTGTGCCACAGTGAAAGCCATGCGATTCCGGCGTGGGTGCGCCGCCGCGGGCCGGTAGTCTCGCGCCACACGGACGCACCAGCGCCCGGCTTACCGGCTCCCGCCGGCGAGCCAGGCGCTGGCCAGCTACTGCGTTACTGCGTGATCGTGGTCTGCTCGTCGATGACGCTGGTCGCATCCATCAACGGGCCCTGCTCGCTTTCCAGTGAGTCGGCGTTGAGCTGAAGCACGTAAACGGCGTCCTGACCGGGGATCACCACCGTCTTCTGGGCGACGGCGCGGGTCTTGCCGTCGCGGACGTAGGTGCCGCCCAGCTGCCAGGCATTGAAACCGCTGAGCGTGGACGCGGACCCGTTGCCCGAACCCTGGTATCCGGGCAGGTTCTGCAGCTCGCCCGGGGCATACTCGATGATCTTCGCCGGGTCCACGTTGCCGGTGAGTTTGGAGACCAGTGCGGAGATGGTGGGCGGGTCCTTGGGGTCGGCCGGCTGACTGTAGACGATGGCGCCGTATGAGGTGCTGCTGTCGTTGGCGGTCTGCCAGCCGTTGGGCATCGGCAAATTGATGGTCGGCGAGCCGGGATCGCCCAGGTGGACCGGGGTTTCGGTGACGTTGTTCTCGTTGAGATAGTCGGAGATGGTCTTCTTGGCCTGCGCTCCCGGTGTCGCGCTGGTCGAGGACGCGGATGTTGTCGACGTGGAACTCGTCGACGACGACGTCGACGTGGAGGTCTTGGTTTCGGTCTTTGAGCCGCAACCAGCCAGTGCCAGGCTCACCGCTGCGACTGCGACTACCGCGGTCAGGTGCTTCATATACTTGCATCTCCCGAATCTGGGTCCCGGTACCTGCACCGGCGACGTCGGCACTGAGACTAGCCGAACCCGCGCGAAACGCAGCCGGTATGAGTGCAGGACTTTGACGCATACCGTTGCAGCGGCGGAAATCTGCGGCCGGTTGTCGGTGTCAATCGCCTCGAAACAGCCACGGAACGGCGCTACGTGCAGTAAGAGACAGCTATGCGGTCACGGAGGTCGCTGCGGGCCATGGTGGCACTCGTCGCGGTGCTGGGTCTTTTCGTGCCGCTGATTGCGGCTTCGCCCACCGCCTACGACGGTGAACCGACCTTTGTCGCCAATCCGGTCGACCACGTCGACACGCTCGTCGGCACCGGTTCCGGCGGCGAGATCGTCGGTGAGATCAACAATTTCCCGGGCGCCTCGGTGCCGTTCGGCATGGTGCAGTACTCACCGGACACCACCAACACCTACGCCGGCTACCAGTATCAGAATTCGCGTTCCACCGGGTTCAGCATGACCCACGCCTCGGTGGGTTGCGCTGCCTTCGGCGACATTTCGATGTTGCCGACCACGACCGCAATCGGTACGCAACCCTGGCGCGCCCCGGAGCGGATCGCCCACGACGACACCGAGGTGGGGGTGCCCGGCTATTACACGGTGCGGTTCCCCGCGACCGGGGTAACCGCCGAACTCACCGCCACCACCCGCACCGGCTTCGGCCGGTTCAGCTATCCGCGTGACGGCCGGCCGGCGTCGTTTCGGGTGCGCTCAGGCGCGTCACTCGCCGGAAATTCCCGCGCCGCCATCGAGATCGGCACTGACAACACCACCATCACCGGTTGGGCCACCAGCGGAGGCTTCTGCGGCAAGAACAACACGTACACGGTGTACTTCGCCATGCGGTTCAGCAGGCCGTTCACCTCCTATGGCACCTGGGACGGCTATGCGGTGTACGCCGGTGCCCGCCGGGCGCAGTCCCGGTACAGCGGG
Proteins encoded in this window:
- a CDS encoding PE family protein; translation: MSFVLTPEMLTTAAQDLAAMHSTLGEVSVTAAGPTTALAAAAEDEVSAGIAALFGAFGREYQIVSSQAQAFHERFVNLLNAGASAYCSAEAANVSSFTAAASVNTDPYQNLIANTTGNLQRISNTWTNKTAPSLLRAVTGYPQLISTSLATGNPLPLLGIPVRLAQGGTTLYQAISAPMSLTPSLTLSGLSLELNLGLPELLGLNALGAPVNAAMAAGTSATSFVGAVSTGDPVGAATALFGAPAHIVDGFLNGHQTLSTQLLLPGLSVTANVPLNGLLGPLEPLTATATLPGLPLLNTLTVTGSHFGGLVPTLLEYVPELLVTALGP
- a CDS encoding group I truncated hemoglobin, producing MTDRTLYERLGGYDAISAVSHDLVDRLQKDPQLGRFWQHRGEDGLKRERQLLVDFLCAATGGPMYYRGRDMALTHRGMRISESDWAIFLQHADATLKRFEVPQPEYDEVVAFVQTTKGEIVEV
- a CDS encoding LpqN/LpqT family lipoprotein, producing the protein MKHLTAVVAVAAVSLALAGCGSKTETKTSTSTSSSTSSTSTTSASSTSATPGAQAKKTISDYLNENNVTETPVHLGDPGSPTINLPMPNGWQTANDSSTSYGAIVYSQPADPKDPPTISALVSKLTGNVDPAKIIEYAPGELQNLPGYQGSGNGSASTLSGFNAWQLGGTYVRDGKTRAVAQKTVVIPGQDAVYVLQLNADSLESEQGPLMDATSVIDEQTTITQ